In a genomic window of Mixta intestinalis:
- the traD gene encoding type IV conjugative transfer system coupling protein TraD, with translation MSLNARDFTQGGQVMKYMIGMFLQIMNIASYWVVLFSVLIFLGWMLLRLTLQEFLHGCAYWFAKPLAKLNEGPSWTFHFERPGGEVVEFKHTALQVLNDPYFVLMGERVKDNAFYGWGIASISFLAAMMAVTWYLGSKGASQRKSEITGGRTLADNPEELNRLLKKAGLKSPLSICGLHILQDSEIQNFGLHGTVGTGKTTAMNDMLRQLRERGDRVVIYDKGNNFIPIFYRQDRDIILNPFEVRCASWDLWEECQTVGEFENFAVSLLPDSSGSSDPFWVLSARSLFVATARRMAREKNRSISGLLKKLMSISLAELRQYLDGTDAANLVDGSIEKTAMTIRTILTTYVRSLRYLQGLDQKGRRPFNIRDWLHTEDANGDNSWIFISSDGSNHNALKPLLSAWLYITMCNILGLKANRQRRIWLFLDELPSLHKLPVLPEFCAEARKFGGCTLVGLQNYPQLEQIYGNYMAKSIWDLLNTRMFYRAPSGSVAEWVQKEIGEKKHKKFKDQYSYGIDIIRDGVQYSKDEINEYLVSYSDVQKLNDLECYVTLPGSWPVVRMKLPWKPYREIAEGHISRDVEEALDPDIEAKLANQDSDSRISQIMGRLFGDTVCPAEGADATAKTESLPAVQSEQEESGGRVVVVTLPVLTEDNTASAVTLPTKEPAAAPQPEADKPLQSVDAVKHRDFDPDDRF, from the coding sequence ATGAGCCTTAACGCCCGCGATTTCACCCAGGGCGGTCAGGTGATGAAATACATGATTGGCATGTTTCTGCAGATCATGAACATCGCCTCATACTGGGTTGTGCTTTTTTCTGTACTGATATTTTTAGGCTGGATGCTCCTGCGGCTTACGCTGCAGGAATTTTTACACGGCTGTGCCTACTGGTTCGCAAAACCACTGGCTAAATTAAATGAAGGGCCCAGCTGGACCTTTCATTTTGAGCGTCCGGGCGGCGAAGTCGTGGAGTTCAAACACACCGCACTGCAGGTATTAAACGATCCCTATTTTGTGCTGATGGGGGAACGTGTCAAAGACAACGCTTTTTACGGTTGGGGTATTGCATCAATCAGCTTTTTGGCCGCCATGATGGCTGTTACCTGGTATCTGGGTAGCAAAGGAGCCAGTCAACGCAAGAGCGAGATTACTGGGGGCAGGACGCTTGCTGACAACCCGGAAGAATTAAACCGACTGCTCAAAAAGGCAGGCCTCAAATCGCCTCTGTCTATATGCGGTCTGCATATTCTGCAGGATTCAGAAATCCAGAACTTTGGCCTGCATGGTACTGTAGGGACCGGCAAAACTACTGCGATGAACGACATGCTACGCCAGCTACGTGAACGGGGCGATCGCGTCGTTATTTATGATAAAGGTAATAACTTTATTCCCATTTTCTACCGACAGGATAGAGACATCATTCTTAATCCTTTCGAAGTGCGCTGTGCTTCGTGGGACCTGTGGGAAGAATGTCAGACAGTGGGCGAGTTTGAAAACTTTGCGGTCTCACTCTTACCCGACAGCAGCGGTAGTAGCGATCCGTTTTGGGTGCTGTCGGCCCGCTCGTTGTTTGTGGCCACTGCGCGGAGAATGGCCCGTGAGAAGAACCGTAGTATCAGCGGACTGCTGAAAAAATTAATGTCCATTAGCCTGGCAGAACTGCGCCAGTACCTTGATGGTACAGACGCGGCAAATCTGGTAGATGGCAGCATCGAAAAAACTGCGATGACCATTCGCACAATCCTTACCACCTATGTTCGATCGCTTCGCTACCTTCAGGGACTCGATCAGAAAGGGCGTCGCCCCTTCAATATCCGTGACTGGCTGCATACCGAGGACGCTAACGGTGATAATTCGTGGATTTTTATCTCGAGCGACGGCAGTAATCACAACGCGCTAAAACCACTGTTGAGCGCATGGCTCTATATAACCATGTGCAACATTCTGGGCCTGAAAGCTAATCGCCAGCGGCGCATCTGGCTTTTCCTTGATGAGCTTCCATCCCTGCACAAACTGCCTGTCTTGCCGGAATTTTGTGCAGAGGCGCGTAAGTTCGGCGGTTGTACCCTCGTAGGTTTGCAGAACTACCCGCAACTGGAGCAAATCTACGGTAACTACATGGCCAAATCTATCTGGGATTTGCTGAATACCCGTATGTTTTACCGTGCACCCAGCGGTTCTGTCGCAGAATGGGTGCAGAAGGAAATCGGTGAAAAAAAACATAAAAAGTTCAAGGATCAGTACAGCTATGGCATCGACATTATCCGCGACGGCGTACAGTACTCCAAAGACGAGATCAACGAATACCTGGTCAGCTATTCAGACGTGCAAAAACTGAACGATCTCGAATGTTATGTCACTTTGCCAGGTAGTTGGCCGGTGGTACGCATGAAACTGCCCTGGAAACCCTATCGCGAAATCGCAGAAGGTCACATTTCACGTGATGTTGAAGAGGCGTTAGATCCAGATATTGAGGCAAAGCTTGCGAACCAGGACAGTGATAGCCGGATAAGTCAAATTATGGGCCGACTCTTTGGCGACACAGTGTGTCCCGCTGAAGGTGCCGATGCAACCGCCAAAACAGAATCTTTACCAGCTGTGCAATCTGAACAGGAAGAATCTGGCGGACGCGTAGTGGTAGTGACCTTACCAGTACTCACTGAAGACAACACAGCCTCTGCTGTTACATTGCCGACCAAAGAGCCAGCTGCAGCGCCACAACCGGAAGCAGATAAACCCCTTCAGTCGGTGGATGCTGTAAAACACCGCGATTTCGACCCTGACGATCGTTTCTGA
- the traG gene encoding conjugal transfer mating-pair stabilization protein TraG, with amino-acid sequence MALDIWVVSSGGMITMGLNAVATVMENEGWRNVLWVAETLGILVCLITYLRTHSLTTMFKWALTFVLVTALLLTPKTTVVINDLTVPDRVGRVDNVPVGLALPLFLTTSLSYTIATTYEDTFHFPDERSYSKTGMMFASRLMQDSFTIGSRNPVLTYNMGEYTKNCVVPDIMLNQKYSMQDVMMSENVQAQIFSNPSPLRAIYWRDATGTTFMVCRDAAPRLKRLIEAESNYSGSTFMAHAVRMLPGNSAPQTVYAEQLAGSYEYFFGSSKSAQSIIMQNIAVAGLRRGFNSYVKGMDDTASMVDIASEQSLMKLRLSHAVSYTIATEVLPQLHTVLLLFCICIFPVMVLALYVREIAWSVIKSYLNFMGSLMLWPVMFAVFNFAVNFSTRTSFNVSGPTLSNMNRLMETSTTTGGIAGWLMLSIPFLAFRLFTGLGQGFASLSSSLGSALSSASAADSAAVASGNLSMGNVQLDNINGHKTDLNRMYREGMTTVQMDNGATRTITPEGQTVFDSSGATSRLPVDLHLDRNLASAAQRSVRDSMAQTEMAAQGYNHSVQQTGSVLKQFHEQFGNSDSKMLSASTGLSVTDAERVNKMQNVVKDYATRNNISFNEAYSELEDKSRNASVTTGARVQAGIDSSKSLLGKAGEWITGASAKGNIHTGSELSARTGSASQVTQGGQSGSDNSETLSARESQDFSQGMDVLRNYSTTYNGQHIDNNAAGLLNQISSGITTSDSKYAQYSASQSHTHELQKMASQTETLSAGARDNYTQQFVQWTMQRLPGNAETILTNTSDENVQKQRDALVQEFFADKLKGRIDEDYSRNANNTSQGMRSPANTAKTQFGVAYDNANQSIEAGVARNNIRTNVSGEVEAQQLIVENKADDAQSLIEEGKSNTGGGMVSRTGEYISSADTFYDNKKAADKHQDKKLVNPFSKYTYKDYKEKDKE; translated from the coding sequence ATGGCACTTGATATCTGGGTAGTCAGCTCCGGCGGGATGATCACGATGGGGCTTAATGCCGTTGCAACAGTAATGGAGAATGAAGGCTGGCGAAATGTTCTGTGGGTGGCAGAGACGCTGGGCATCCTGGTCTGCCTGATTACTTATTTGCGAACGCACAGTCTGACCACCATGTTCAAATGGGCTTTGACGTTCGTACTTGTTACGGCATTGCTGTTAACACCGAAAACAACGGTGGTGATTAACGATCTGACTGTTCCTGACAGGGTCGGGCGGGTGGATAATGTCCCGGTAGGCCTGGCGCTGCCACTTTTTCTCACCACGAGTCTGAGTTACACAATTGCAACAACGTATGAAGACACTTTCCATTTTCCAGACGAACGCTCTTACTCCAAAACCGGCATGATGTTCGCAAGCAGGCTTATGCAGGACAGCTTTACCATAGGGAGTCGCAACCCTGTGCTTACCTATAATATGGGGGAATATACTAAAAACTGCGTAGTGCCGGATATTATGCTGAATCAGAAATACAGCATGCAGGACGTTATGATGTCCGAAAATGTACAGGCACAAATATTCAGTAATCCAAGCCCGCTGCGTGCTATCTACTGGCGTGATGCTACCGGCACTACGTTCATGGTATGCCGTGATGCAGCACCACGCCTGAAACGATTGATAGAAGCCGAAAGTAACTATTCGGGCAGTACATTTATGGCTCACGCGGTCAGAATGCTGCCGGGCAATAGCGCGCCGCAAACCGTATACGCAGAACAGCTGGCAGGATCTTATGAATATTTCTTCGGCAGCAGTAAATCAGCACAGTCCATCATAATGCAAAACATTGCGGTTGCCGGGTTAAGGCGCGGTTTTAACAGCTATGTGAAGGGCATGGACGATACTGCTTCAATGGTGGATATTGCCTCTGAACAGTCGCTGATGAAGCTGCGTCTGTCACATGCAGTGAGTTATACCATTGCTACCGAAGTGCTTCCGCAACTGCATACGGTGTTACTACTGTTCTGTATTTGTATCTTTCCGGTGATGGTACTGGCGCTCTACGTTCGGGAAATAGCCTGGTCCGTTATCAAGAGCTACCTGAATTTTATGGGGAGCCTGATGCTTTGGCCAGTAATGTTCGCCGTCTTTAATTTCGCGGTAAATTTCAGCACCAGAACCAGCTTCAATGTTTCCGGACCGACACTCTCTAATATGAACAGGTTGATGGAAACCAGCACTACTACGGGAGGTATTGCTGGCTGGTTAATGCTTTCTATCCCATTTCTGGCGTTCCGTCTGTTTACCGGGCTGGGTCAGGGATTTGCCAGTCTCAGCTCCAGCCTCGGAAGCGCACTCAGCAGTGCTTCAGCGGCAGATTCGGCAGCTGTGGCATCGGGTAACCTGAGCATGGGTAATGTACAACTGGATAATATCAACGGGCATAAAACCGATCTGAACCGTATGTATCGCGAGGGAATGACGACGGTGCAAATGGACAATGGTGCCACCCGCACAATAACGCCGGAAGGACAAACTGTGTTTGATTCCTCCGGGGCGACCAGTCGGCTACCGGTCGATCTGCATCTTGACCGTAATCTGGCAAGCGCCGCCCAGCGTTCGGTACGTGACAGTATGGCGCAGACTGAAATGGCGGCCCAGGGCTATAATCACTCCGTCCAGCAAACCGGCTCAGTCCTTAAACAGTTTCATGAGCAGTTTGGTAACAGTGACTCGAAAATGCTTTCAGCCTCAACTGGCCTGAGCGTAACTGATGCTGAACGTGTCAATAAGATGCAGAACGTAGTGAAGGATTACGCAACCAGAAATAATATCAGTTTTAACGAGGCCTATTCTGAACTGGAAGATAAGTCGCGCAATGCCTCGGTCACCACTGGAGCGCGAGTCCAGGCAGGCATTGACTCAAGTAAATCATTGTTGGGTAAAGCAGGCGAATGGATAACAGGAGCCTCGGCCAAAGGAAATATACATACAGGTTCCGAACTGAGTGCAAGAACAGGGTCCGCCTCACAGGTCACTCAGGGTGGACAAAGTGGAAGCGATAATTCTGAAACACTCTCCGCACGTGAATCACAGGACTTCAGCCAAGGAATGGATGTGTTACGTAATTACAGTACGACCTATAATGGACAACATATTGACAACAATGCTGCTGGCCTGCTGAACCAGATATCCTCCGGCATCACAACTTCTGACAGCAAATACGCGCAATACTCTGCCAGCCAGTCGCACACTCATGAACTGCAGAAGATGGCCTCGCAGACTGAAACGCTCAGCGCAGGCGCACGTGATAACTATACGCAGCAGTTCGTACAGTGGACAATGCAGCGTTTACCAGGCAATGCCGAAACTATCCTTACCAACACCTCAGATGAGAACGTTCAAAAGCAGCGTGATGCTCTGGTACAGGAATTCTTTGCTGATAAGCTTAAAGGCCGTATTGACGAGGACTATTCACGTAATGCTAATAATACCAGTCAGGGTATGAGGTCACCGGCAAATACTGCAAAAACTCAGTTTGGGGTGGCATACGATAACGCAAACCAAAGCATTGAGGCGGGAGTTGCCAGAAACAATATCCGTACAAATGTAAGCGGTGAAGTTGAAGCTCAGCAGTTAATAGTTGAAAATAAAGCTGATGATGCTCAGTCATTAATTGAAGAAGGTAAAAGTAATACGGGTGGCGGGATGGTTTCTCGTACAGGAGAGTATATTTCGAGTGCAGATACTTTCTATGATAATAAGAAGGCTGCTGATAAACATCAGGATAAGAAATTAGTAAATCCATTTAGCAAGTACACTTATAAAGATTACAAGGAAAAAGATAAGGAATAA
- the mobF gene encoding MobF family relaxase has translation MLSVSSVKNAGKAGAYYTKEDNYYFLGEQSTEWYGTGSENLGLEGPINPETFMAVLEGKLPDGTDMSRMEGGVNKHRPGYDLTFSAPKSASVLALVTGDTFLIDAHKEAVRRTLDEVEKLATTRTMSDGITSMEQTGNLVIATFMHDTSRNLDPAMHTHAVVANATLSKDGWKTLSTDTKGKQGFTDIVWKEQVSIGALYRGHYRSIIEPAGYQTEDTGPRGEWDITGVPVTPFSSRRQEIIDLVGEDATAKQKSIAALDSRQAKHLEDPEALREHWQEKLKETGFDVGKFRQEVLERRLKYQKNDIENTRVKGKAAESITPSELDGVVRETIDRLSLKNVRVTYDDVMTNLLNHIPMERGVYVKARQAINNAVSRGQLIAVDKNQTLFTTALHVRDEARLAQLAAGLAEKRGMLVMPAAKKGVLAQIADADRAVSLIDVRGGTQFISELNRSVITMASENKRPLIVVAADGAAYKRQKNDFQDKPGVMLMTAEEIKTAELPSRPLVMVAESERFNTSGLHDVLKIAAQHDATTLVFDTHARRAAGFASAVLSSAGVKQFTATPKSEDVRVTMVQKDTVQDRLRVAARYYAQEKAQGRPVSLQAGNARTRDQLTNQTREILTEEGVLGRVLGEVTVRVPVWLDTSNRNDRSIYRKDMVLEKHEGKGEKTVFTITGVSERHNLLTVSDEKGQKHGISISSIDSHYRLFREKKLELREGEQLRATAELNIRAASGEKLTVTGVKEGRWLFRDVITMKNSKGQSVRVDRNAPLYVDYAYAESFGNTRRSEGTVLAVLSGKDVNDSTINMLRRSGSDVIAFTPLDEATINRRLKENGPVVSVTQSIRSLAGESDLTDALRELESRKMSRPERVVRLAIEKATGTKVTFTGVNVMAEMINTDSSISPQRAANELLRLVQRGEIFALSAEQGPAGTFVSRENFENEVTILRHIAEGKNSVKPLLEGGLSKDKAAGLTDGQRESGNLILTTRDRFIAIQGYAGVGKTTQFRAVAAALSAVQNAPEIRGLAPTHRAVSELSGAGIPAQTIASFLSESSKWQAAGQPRDFSNTVFVIDESSMNGNAQMASLMNLIAEGGGRAVLSGDKDQLKSLESGAPFTLTLERSAADITVMKEIVRQIPALKPAVEAIIAGNVREAVRVSEKISPKVVPRLPGAYVPKSSAIDGVSKIEGVSDPDNNSALNLIGLIADDYTGRTPDARNNTLIVSELNEDRQAINDAVHEKLKKQGALGDSVTVPLLVRINNSNADLGRQKFWADHFGSVVRQGEKYYRVSITEVESGIVHLTGLDDTANRWMSPAELRKENVAVFDEVKREISVGEKIRLTSTDRERNLRASDIAVVSGISDDGKITLDTGHQQVLLDPTARHADRHMDYGYAVTTYSSQGASVKYLIGLFGESGARKRMAALDSTYVQLSRSKEHIQTYFDNMSGWISRVERNSGRRQTVHDILMQNEDVRAGREMLVWNKSLPVSDTRLADRVDQALTADARFMAGKSPEMIWPVINEHGRQRGNWHVPVSPTSGNVNFDAAHYEGAADGNHIVLQRGEKHGKVLEAADISEALQLMKENPESPVVLSADHSKPSENKSLPVEAESSGDELDRREAEVLEKAIKAAQEQEEKIQEPSIDDERHSPDVSDRDYEATLESALEAALEELQAEEEIDYRDYELWTERENHTPMMNEEINVMRHERSEPEPELENKIQKTLE, from the coding sequence ATGCTGTCTGTTTCTTCAGTCAAAAATGCCGGTAAGGCTGGTGCTTATTACACCAAAGAAGATAACTATTACTTTCTGGGCGAGCAGTCCACTGAATGGTATGGAACTGGTTCAGAAAATCTGGGTCTTGAAGGCCCGATAAACCCTGAAACCTTTATGGCCGTACTGGAAGGCAAGCTTCCGGATGGCACAGATATGAGCCGGATGGAGGGCGGCGTAAATAAACATCGCCCCGGTTATGATCTCACGTTTTCAGCACCCAAAAGCGCTTCGGTACTGGCGCTGGTGACCGGCGACACTTTTCTGATTGATGCGCATAAAGAGGCTGTGCGCCGCACGCTGGATGAGGTGGAAAAGCTCGCTACCACGCGCACTATGTCAGACGGCATCACCAGTATGGAGCAAACCGGCAATTTAGTGATCGCAACCTTCATGCATGACACCAGCCGCAACCTTGACCCTGCAATGCATACCCATGCAGTTGTAGCTAATGCAACACTTTCAAAGGATGGATGGAAAACTCTGTCTACCGATACTAAAGGCAAGCAGGGTTTCACCGACATCGTGTGGAAAGAACAGGTCAGCATCGGCGCTCTTTATCGCGGACATTATCGCTCAATTATTGAGCCAGCAGGTTATCAGACAGAAGATACCGGTCCCCGTGGTGAATGGGATATCACTGGTGTGCCGGTGACACCCTTTTCTTCCCGCCGCCAGGAGATTATCGATCTCGTTGGAGAGGATGCCACGGCGAAGCAAAAGAGCATAGCTGCGCTTGATTCGCGACAGGCGAAGCATCTGGAAGACCCTGAAGCTCTGCGCGAACACTGGCAGGAGAAGTTGAAGGAAACCGGCTTCGATGTCGGGAAATTCAGGCAGGAGGTGCTCGAGAGGCGTCTGAAATACCAGAAAAATGATATTGAAAATACCAGAGTCAAAGGAAAAGCTGCCGAATCCATCACGCCTTCTGAGTTAGATGGTGTGGTACGGGAGACAATTGATCGCTTGTCTTTAAAAAACGTGCGTGTGACTTACGATGACGTGATGACAAATTTACTTAACCACATCCCTATGGAGCGTGGTGTCTACGTAAAAGCGCGTCAGGCAATCAACAATGCCGTTTCTCGTGGTCAGTTAATTGCTGTGGACAAAAATCAGACGCTGTTTACAACTGCTCTCCACGTTCGCGACGAAGCGCGTCTGGCACAGCTTGCAGCCGGACTTGCAGAAAAACGCGGTATGCTCGTAATGCCAGCAGCTAAAAAAGGTGTGCTGGCACAAATAGCTGATGCTGATCGCGCTGTATCACTCATAGACGTGCGTGGCGGCACGCAGTTTATCAGTGAACTGAACCGCAGTGTCATAACAATGGCCAGCGAAAATAAACGTCCGCTGATCGTTGTGGCCGCAGATGGAGCTGCATATAAACGCCAGAAAAATGATTTTCAGGATAAACCAGGCGTAATGCTCATGACAGCGGAAGAGATAAAAACGGCTGAGTTACCGTCGCGTCCGCTGGTGATGGTAGCTGAATCAGAACGATTTAATACATCCGGATTACACGATGTGTTGAAAATAGCGGCACAGCACGACGCTACCACCCTGGTCTTCGATACTCACGCAAGGCGAGCAGCAGGCTTTGCTTCCGCAGTACTGAGCAGTGCTGGCGTGAAGCAGTTTACCGCGACACCGAAGAGCGAAGATGTACGTGTAACAATGGTTCAGAAAGACACGGTCCAGGATCGGCTCCGTGTTGCTGCACGCTATTACGCACAGGAAAAAGCGCAAGGAAGACCTGTGTCGCTGCAGGCGGGCAATGCACGTACGCGTGACCAGCTTACGAACCAGACCCGGGAAATCCTTACTGAAGAGGGGGTGCTTGGAAGGGTACTGGGCGAAGTTACTGTTCGGGTACCGGTATGGCTTGATACCTCTAACCGTAACGATCGCAGCATCTATCGCAAGGATATGGTGCTCGAGAAACATGAGGGAAAAGGGGAGAAGACCGTTTTCACCATCACCGGCGTGAGCGAACGTCACAATTTGCTGACCGTGTCGGATGAGAAGGGACAGAAGCACGGGATCAGTATCAGCAGTATCGACAGCCATTACCGGCTGTTTCGCGAGAAAAAACTGGAGCTGCGGGAAGGCGAGCAACTGCGTGCTACTGCAGAACTTAACATCCGCGCCGCCAGTGGTGAAAAACTGACTGTCACAGGTGTAAAGGAGGGGCGCTGGTTGTTCAGGGATGTTATCACAATGAAAAACTCAAAGGGGCAGAGCGTAAGGGTGGATCGTAATGCGCCGCTGTATGTTGACTATGCCTATGCAGAGTCTTTTGGTAATACGCGGCGTAGCGAGGGCACCGTGTTAGCCGTGCTGTCGGGCAAAGATGTAAACGATTCAACCATTAACATGCTACGCCGCAGTGGGTCAGACGTGATCGCATTCACTCCGCTTGATGAAGCGACCATCAACAGACGGCTTAAGGAAAACGGTCCGGTTGTGAGCGTGACACAAAGTATCAGGTCACTCGCTGGTGAAAGTGATCTGACTGATGCGTTAAGAGAACTCGAGTCCCGGAAAATGTCGCGACCGGAGCGCGTGGTACGACTGGCCATAGAGAAGGCCACTGGCACGAAAGTGACGTTTACCGGCGTCAATGTAATGGCTGAAATGATTAACACCGACAGCAGTATCAGCCCTCAGCGTGCGGCAAATGAACTTTTGCGGTTAGTGCAGCGCGGAGAAATTTTTGCGCTGAGTGCGGAGCAGGGACCAGCTGGCACGTTTGTTTCACGTGAAAATTTTGAAAATGAGGTAACAATCCTCCGTCACATTGCTGAAGGCAAAAACAGTGTAAAACCACTTCTTGAAGGAGGATTGAGCAAAGACAAGGCTGCAGGACTGACGGATGGCCAGCGCGAATCTGGCAACCTTATTCTGACGACCCGTGACCGTTTCATCGCAATACAGGGTTATGCCGGAGTGGGTAAAACCACGCAGTTTCGAGCTGTGGCAGCGGCGCTGTCGGCTGTGCAGAATGCTCCCGAAATTCGCGGTCTTGCCCCTACGCACCGCGCTGTCAGCGAACTTTCTGGCGCAGGTATTCCTGCACAAACTATTGCCAGCTTTCTTAGCGAAAGTAGTAAGTGGCAAGCCGCCGGGCAGCCGCGTGATTTTAGCAACACCGTTTTTGTAATTGATGAATCATCCATGAACGGTAATGCTCAGATGGCTTCACTGATGAATCTTATAGCTGAGGGCGGTGGTAGAGCTGTGCTCAGCGGTGATAAGGACCAGTTGAAGTCTCTGGAGTCCGGTGCACCATTTACGCTTACCCTTGAACGCAGTGCGGCTGATATTACTGTAATGAAAGAAATTGTGCGCCAGATCCCCGCATTAAAGCCTGCAGTAGAAGCAATTATCGCTGGCAACGTCCGTGAGGCAGTTCGGGTTTCGGAGAAAATAAGTCCAAAAGTTGTACCGCGTCTTCCGGGCGCTTATGTGCCGAAAAGCAGTGCTATTGATGGTGTTAGTAAAATCGAAGGCGTGTCCGATCCGGATAATAATTCGGCACTGAATCTTATCGGGCTTATAGCAGATGATTACACTGGCCGGACGCCGGATGCCCGAAACAACACTCTTATTGTGTCGGAACTTAATGAAGATCGGCAGGCTATAAACGATGCGGTTCATGAAAAACTGAAGAAACAGGGCGCTCTTGGTGACAGTGTCACGGTGCCGCTGCTGGTACGCATTAATAACAGTAACGCAGATCTTGGTCGTCAAAAGTTCTGGGCCGATCATTTTGGTAGCGTGGTACGTCAGGGCGAAAAATATTATCGGGTTAGCATAACTGAAGTTGAAAGCGGCATAGTACATCTGACCGGGCTGGACGACACAGCGAACCGGTGGATGAGCCCAGCTGAATTGCGTAAAGAGAATGTGGCGGTTTTCGATGAGGTGAAGCGTGAAATCAGCGTTGGAGAAAAAATCCGTCTTACGTCTACCGATCGTGAGCGCAACCTGCGAGCCAGCGACATTGCGGTTGTATCAGGTATCAGCGACGATGGTAAAATCACACTTGATACGGGTCATCAGCAGGTTCTCCTTGATCCCACAGCCCGCCACGCAGATCGACATATGGATTACGGCTACGCCGTTACGACATACAGCTCACAGGGCGCTTCAGTAAAATATCTGATAGGCCTTTTTGGTGAGTCTGGTGCCAGAAAACGAATGGCCGCTCTGGACAGTACCTACGTGCAGCTGTCCCGCTCAAAAGAACATATTCAGACTTATTTTGACAACATGTCAGGCTGGATTAGCCGTGTTGAGAGAAACAGCGGGCGTCGTCAGACGGTACACGACATTCTGATGCAAAATGAAGACGTGCGCGCCGGGCGGGAGATGCTGGTATGGAATAAAAGCTTGCCGGTATCTGATACTCGCCTGGCCGATCGGGTTGATCAAGCCCTGACGGCAGATGCGCGCTTTATGGCTGGGAAATCGCCTGAAATGATTTGGCCTGTTATTAACGAACATGGCAGGCAGCGGGGTAACTGGCATGTACCCGTGTCGCCTACTAGCGGGAATGTAAACTTTGATGCCGCGCATTATGAAGGCGCAGCGGACGGCAACCATATAGTTCTGCAGCGCGGTGAAAAGCATGGGAAGGTGCTGGAAGCGGCGGATATTTCAGAAGCGCTTCAGTTAATGAAAGAGAATCCCGAAAGCCCGGTGGTGCTGTCTGCTGACCACAGTAAACCCTCTGAGAACAAAAGCCTGCCGGTTGAGGCTGAGTCTTCCGGTGATGAACTGGACCGTCGCGAGGCCGAGGTGCTGGAAAAAGCTATTAAGGCCGCACAGGAACAGGAAGAGAAAATACAGGAACCTTCCATCGATGATGAACGGCACTCTCCGGATGTCAGTGACAGGGATTATGAGGCCACGCTTGAATCTGCACTTGAAGCAGCTCTGGAGGAGCTGCAGGCAGAAGAAGAAATTGATTACCGCGACTACGAGCTCTGGACAGAGCGTGAAAACCATACCCCGATGATGAATGAGGAAATCAATGTCATGCGCCATGAGCGAAGTGAACCTGAGCCGGAACTGGAAAATAAAATTCAAAAAACACTTGAGTAA
- a CDS encoding DUF6012 family protein, whose protein sequence is MLIHLTPSYFLNYSNISVNLIDVEIPELGLRLQEERDITVRFPSPNKRLHYVCRKKGRKAVKGILLNTDKHVSDITVITRWAVQGDVSVHRVHMHIVGNDDAATDLIQLWSGFYNSPYGDKTPEVAMNWIPASCQPRLTVNAGDRPSVRETAIWRRADPAGIIRQQTEYYTAATVEPERLISPWRGNKSLPALEDAFDCKVRECSDTLRVLFSTPGVTVCPVTEQEELIKNDLKETGRLDAFTSLIQPVMQEVRTVCPVFFTNTNNLMNVIRQFSSHFRALTDSEKHFVESQINQPLFQVD, encoded by the coding sequence ATGCTCATACATCTGACCCCATCTTATTTTCTGAATTACTCAAACATCTCGGTTAATTTAATTGATGTTGAAATTCCTGAGTTAGGTCTGCGCTTGCAAGAAGAAAGAGATATTACTGTCAGGTTCCCGTCGCCTAATAAACGTCTGCATTATGTTTGTCGAAAAAAAGGACGTAAAGCTGTTAAGGGAATTTTACTTAATACGGATAAACACGTGTCTGACATTACTGTTATTACTCGCTGGGCTGTACAGGGCGATGTATCGGTACATCGGGTGCATATGCACATTGTAGGCAATGACGATGCAGCAACAGACTTAATTCAACTATGGAGTGGGTTTTACAATTCACCTTACGGTGATAAAACTCCGGAAGTAGCCATGAACTGGATACCTGCTTCCTGTCAGCCTCGTTTGACCGTCAATGCCGGTGACAGACCATCAGTGCGCGAAACTGCCATCTGGCGTCGTGCCGATCCGGCTGGAATTATCCGGCAGCAAACCGAGTATTACACTGCTGCGACCGTGGAGCCTGAACGCCTGATTTCTCCCTGGCGTGGTAATAAAAGCCTCCCGGCTCTGGAGGATGCGTTTGACTGTAAAGTGCGTGAGTGCTCTGACACATTGCGCGTACTGTTCTCCACTCCTGGCGTAACCGTATGCCCGGTTACCGAGCAAGAAGAGCTTATAAAAAACGACCTGAAGGAAACAGGCAGGCTCGATGCATTCACCTCGCTTATTCAGCCCGTAATGCAGGAAGTACGTACAGTCTGCCCGGTCTTTTTTACGAATACTAATAACCTGATGAACGTTATCCGTCAGTTCTCCTCGCATTTTCGCGCCCTGACCGACTCAGAAAAACATTTTGTTGAAAGCCAGATTAACCAGCCGCTGTTTCAGGTGGATTAA